Proteins encoded by one window of Streptomyces uncialis:
- a CDS encoding YciI family protein: MRYLMTTKASSSVPDEKLFQEMAAFVEELTASGALLATGGLAPEGIRLVSSGDEITVTDGPFTEAKEAVAGFALVEVRTKEEAVELGRRFRRIVGDGESVIQQVFGQ; this comes from the coding sequence ATGCGCTACCTGATGACCACCAAGGCGTCCTCCTCCGTCCCCGACGAGAAGCTGTTCCAGGAGATGGCGGCGTTCGTCGAGGAGCTCACCGCCTCCGGTGCCCTGCTGGCGACCGGCGGCCTCGCCCCCGAGGGCATCCGCCTCGTCTCGTCCGGCGACGAGATCACCGTGACGGACGGCCCCTTCACCGAGGCCAAGGAAGCGGTGGCCGGCTTCGCGCTGGTGGAGGTCCGCACCAAGGAGGAGGCCGTGGAGCTGGGCCGCCGCTTCCGCCGGATCGTCGGCGACGGCGAGAGCGTGATCCAGCAGGTCTTCGGCCAGTGA
- a CDS encoding DUF6596 domain-containing protein produces the protein MNTDDGVPSTPDPAGAVDAVWKLESARIIAGLARMTRDIGLAEELAQDALVSALEQWPRSGVPDNPGAWLMAVAKRRAVDHLRRERRAARGQELLAHDQREQLRTARFDAPDPYDAPGPRNDLRATPVPDPETDPRTDPGTHPGTGHATGHETSHATGPEADARDDDNVLRLMFLSCHPVLPTEERVALTLRLLGGLTAEEIGRAFLVTGTVTARRIADAKRTLAERRVPFELPQGDELAARLSSVLEVIYLIFNEGYSATTGDDLLRPGLTLEALRLARLLAALAPDEPEAHGLAALLEIQESRSAARTGPTGEPVPLHEQQRGRWDPLLIRRGFASMLRARDLGRTPGPYVLQAAIAVTHAQARTAGDTDWAGIAALYEALVRLLPTPVVRLNRAVAVGFARGPEAGLALVDELDADPRLKDYHLLPGVRGDLLSRLGRHTEARREFERAASLTRNTAERAFLLRRADALAAAVSWTAAHPGPPAPPDPRALGRAAEEFLARDDLDPATVRSYHQTLRRLRLALGDRLPLTELTAERAERVFTTAWGDASPATWNRHRSALRSFAAWAGLDDDPAAGLTRRTPTASRTPSLDPAGLEALWALPGVPPRERLLWRLLHESGAPVKRVLALDVERLDLDDRRARSGDTWVSWRAGTALLLPAHIKGRTRGPLFLTDRRPGPARRAAGADLDPVTGLARLSYERAEHLFKRTTRPLDPAGTGWTLSRLRTRRD, from the coding sequence ATGAACACGGACGACGGCGTCCCGTCCACTCCCGACCCGGCCGGCGCGGTCGACGCGGTCTGGAAGCTGGAGTCCGCGCGGATCATCGCCGGTCTGGCGCGGATGACCCGGGACATCGGCCTGGCCGAGGAACTCGCCCAGGACGCGCTCGTGTCGGCGCTCGAACAGTGGCCACGGTCAGGCGTCCCGGACAACCCGGGCGCCTGGCTGATGGCCGTCGCCAAACGCCGGGCCGTCGACCACCTCCGCCGCGAGCGGCGCGCCGCCCGCGGACAGGAACTCCTCGCCCACGACCAGCGGGAACAGCTCCGCACCGCCCGGTTCGACGCCCCCGACCCGTACGACGCCCCCGGCCCCCGCAACGACCTCAGAGCCACCCCCGTTCCCGACCCGGAGACCGACCCGAGAACCGACCCGGGAACCCACCCCGGAACAGGCCACGCAACAGGCCACGAAACAAGCCACGCAACAGGACCGGAGGCCGACGCCCGGGACGACGACAACGTCCTGCGGCTGATGTTCCTGTCCTGCCACCCCGTGCTGCCCACCGAGGAACGGGTCGCGCTCACCCTGCGTCTCCTCGGCGGGCTCACCGCCGAGGAGATCGGGCGGGCGTTCCTCGTCACCGGGACGGTGACCGCCCGCCGGATCGCGGACGCCAAACGCACCCTCGCCGAACGCCGGGTGCCCTTCGAACTGCCCCAGGGCGACGAACTCGCCGCCCGGCTCTCCTCCGTCCTGGAGGTGATCTACCTCATCTTCAACGAGGGCTACTCGGCCACCACCGGCGACGACCTGCTGCGCCCCGGCCTCACCCTCGAAGCACTCCGGCTCGCCCGGCTGCTCGCCGCCCTCGCACCCGACGAACCCGAGGCACACGGACTGGCCGCCCTCCTGGAGATCCAGGAGTCCCGGTCGGCCGCCCGTACCGGCCCCACCGGCGAACCGGTACCGCTCCACGAACAGCAGCGGGGCCGCTGGGACCCGCTGCTGATCCGCCGCGGCTTCGCGTCGATGCTCCGCGCCCGGGACCTCGGCCGCACCCCCGGCCCGTACGTCCTCCAGGCCGCGATCGCCGTCACCCACGCCCAGGCCCGGACCGCCGGGGACACCGACTGGGCCGGGATCGCCGCCCTGTACGAAGCGCTGGTCAGGCTGCTGCCGACACCCGTGGTGCGGCTCAACCGGGCCGTCGCCGTGGGCTTCGCCCGCGGACCGGAGGCCGGACTCGCCCTCGTCGACGAACTGGACGCCGACCCCCGGCTGAAGGACTACCATCTGCTGCCCGGCGTCCGCGGCGACCTGCTGTCCCGGCTCGGACGGCACACCGAGGCCCGGCGCGAGTTCGAACGGGCCGCTTCCCTCACCCGCAACACCGCCGAGCGGGCGTTCCTCCTGCGCCGCGCCGACGCCCTCGCCGCCGCCGTCTCCTGGACCGCCGCCCACCCCGGGCCCCCCGCACCGCCCGACCCGCGCGCACTCGGCCGGGCCGCCGAGGAGTTCCTGGCCCGCGACGACCTCGACCCCGCGACCGTCCGCTCCTACCACCAGACACTGCGCAGACTGCGGCTCGCGCTCGGCGACCGGCTGCCGCTCACCGAACTCACCGCCGAGCGGGCCGAACGCGTCTTCACCACCGCCTGGGGCGACGCGAGCCCGGCGACCTGGAACCGGCACCGCTCCGCCCTGCGCTCCTTCGCCGCCTGGGCCGGCCTCGACGACGACCCCGCCGCGGGCCTGACCCGCCGCACCCCCACCGCGTCCCGCACGCCGTCGCTCGACCCGGCCGGACTCGAAGCCCTGTGGGCCCTTCCCGGGGTCCCGCCGCGCGAACGGCTCCTGTGGCGGCTGCTGCACGAATCCGGGGCCCCGGTGAAACGGGTGCTCGCCCTCGACGTCGAGCGGCTGGACCTGGACGACCGCCGAGCCCGCAGCGGCGACACCTGGGTGAGCTGGCGCGCGGGCACCGCCCTGCTGCTCCCCGCCCACATCAAGGGCCGCACCCGGGGCCCGCTGTTCCTCACCGACCGCAGACCGGGCCCCGCCCGCCGCGCGGCCGGAGCGGACCTCGACCCCGTGACGGGCCTGGCCCGGCTCTCCTACGAACGCGCCGAACACCTCTTCAAGCGGACGACCAGGCCCCTCGACCCGGCGGGCACGGGCTGGACCCTCTCCCGGCTCAGAACCCGCCGGGACTGA
- a CDS encoding NAD(P)-dependent oxidoreductase, producing the protein MRITVFGATGGVGRELVGQGLAAGHEVTAVVRDPARLTVTGDALRVVRADLTVPGEVRSAVAGQDAVLSALGPRTRKDAGITAPLTAAVLAAMADEGVRRLLVVSATPLGTPPPGEPRLDRMMKAVVDRVFKANYDDLREMEKALAASGADWTAVRPPRLLDGPVTGAYRRAVGGNPPSARAIRRADVAHAMLAAITDPETVRRPVGIAD; encoded by the coding sequence ATGCGCATCACGGTGTTCGGGGCGACCGGCGGCGTCGGCCGGGAACTGGTGGGGCAGGGACTGGCGGCGGGCCACGAGGTCACCGCGGTGGTACGGGACCCGGCACGGCTGACGGTGACGGGCGACGCCCTCCGGGTCGTCCGCGCCGATCTCACCGTCCCCGGTGAAGTGCGGTCGGCCGTCGCGGGGCAGGACGCCGTGCTCTCCGCGCTCGGCCCGCGCACCCGCAAGGACGCGGGGATCACCGCACCGCTGACCGCGGCGGTCCTCGCCGCGATGGCGGACGAGGGCGTACGGCGGCTGCTCGTGGTGAGCGCCACCCCGCTGGGCACTCCCCCGCCCGGTGAGCCGCGGCTCGACCGGATGATGAAGGCGGTGGTGGACCGGGTGTTCAAGGCCAACTACGACGATCTCCGGGAGATGGAGAAGGCGCTCGCGGCGAGCGGCGCCGACTGGACCGCCGTACGGCCCCCGCGGCTGCTGGACGGCCCGGTGACGGGTGCGTACCGCAGGGCGGTCGGCGGGAATCCGCCCTCCGCGCGGGCGATCCGGCGCGCGGACGTGGCCCATGCCATGCTGGCGGCGATCACCGACCCGGAGACGGTCCGCCGGCCGGTGGGGATCGCCGATTGA
- a CDS encoding TetR/AcrR family transcriptional regulator produces the protein MSAAADTPARPPARTRILDAAHELMLGVGMARTTTKEIARAADCSEAALYKHFTGKEDLFVAVLAERLPRLGPLMAELAREPGVGSVEDNLTGIVRTAALFYEQSFPIAASLYAETHLKRRHESALREVGAGPHLPIDGLAAYLLAEQRGGRVRADADPYTAAALLMGACCQRAFAYDATESGASPQSLDTFARTAARTVLTGLAPTPG, from the coding sequence ATGTCCGCAGCCGCAGATACCCCCGCCCGGCCCCCGGCCAGGACCCGCATCCTCGACGCGGCGCACGAGCTGATGCTGGGTGTCGGGATGGCCCGGACCACCACCAAGGAGATCGCCCGGGCGGCGGACTGCTCGGAGGCGGCGCTGTACAAGCACTTCACGGGCAAGGAGGACCTCTTCGTGGCCGTCCTCGCGGAGCGGCTGCCCCGGCTCGGACCGCTGATGGCGGAGCTGGCGCGGGAGCCGGGCGTGGGCAGCGTCGAGGACAACCTCACCGGGATCGTGCGGACCGCCGCGCTGTTCTACGAGCAGAGCTTCCCGATCGCGGCGTCGCTGTACGCGGAGACCCACCTGAAGCGGCGGCACGAGAGCGCGTTGCGGGAGGTCGGGGCGGGGCCGCATCTCCCGATCGACGGGCTCGCCGCGTATCTGCTGGCCGAGCAGCGGGGTGGGCGGGTGCGGGCCGACGCGGACCCGTACACCGCGGCGGCGCTGCTGATGGGGGCGTGCTGTCAGCGGGCCTTCGCGTACGACGCGACGGAGTCCGGGGCCTCACCCCAGTCGCTCGACACCTTCGCCCGCACCGCCGCCCGCACCGTCCTCACCGGACTGGCCCCCACACCCGGCTAG
- a CDS encoding adenosine deaminase — protein sequence MEHVRDLGALPKAHLHLHFTGSMRPGTLLELADKYGVHLPAALTGGEPPDLRATDERGWFRFQRLYDMARSCLREPEDIQRLVREAAEEDIRDGSGWLEIQVDPTSYAPRLGGLIPALEIILDAVETASRDTGLGIRVLVAANRMKHPLDARTLARLAVRYTDRGVVGFGLSNDERRGMARDFDRAFAIARDGGLLSAPHGGELTGPASVRDCLDDLHADRVGHGVRAAEDPRLLKRLADRQVTCEVCPTSNVALGVYDKQEDVPLRKLFDAGVPLALGADDPLLFGARLNEQYVIARDVHGFSDPELAELARQSVRASAAPTGTKESLLADIDTWLTS from the coding sequence ATGGAGCACGTTCGAGACCTCGGCGCACTGCCGAAGGCGCATCTGCATCTGCACTTCACGGGTTCGATGCGGCCCGGCACGCTGCTGGAGCTGGCCGACAAGTACGGGGTGCATCTGCCCGCCGCGCTGACCGGCGGTGAGCCGCCGGACCTGCGGGCCACCGACGAACGCGGCTGGTTCCGCTTCCAGCGGCTGTACGACATGGCCCGGTCCTGTCTGCGGGAGCCGGAGGACATCCAGCGGCTGGTGCGCGAGGCCGCGGAGGAGGACATCCGGGACGGGTCCGGGTGGCTGGAGATCCAGGTGGACCCGACCTCGTACGCGCCGCGGCTCGGCGGGCTGATCCCCGCGCTGGAGATCATCCTGGACGCGGTGGAGACGGCGTCCCGGGACACCGGGCTGGGGATACGGGTACTGGTCGCGGCGAACCGGATGAAGCATCCGCTGGACGCGCGGACCCTGGCGCGGCTCGCGGTGCGGTACACCGACCGGGGGGTCGTCGGGTTCGGGCTGTCCAACGACGAGCGGCGCGGGATGGCCCGCGACTTCGACCGGGCGTTCGCGATCGCGCGGGACGGCGGGCTGCTGTCGGCCCCGCACGGCGGTGAACTGACGGGACCCGCGTCGGTACGGGACTGCCTGGACGATCTGCACGCGGACCGGGTCGGGCACGGGGTGCGGGCCGCGGAGGACCCGCGGCTGCTGAAGCGGCTGGCGGACCGGCAGGTGACGTGCGAGGTGTGTCCGACGTCGAACGTCGCGCTGGGCGTCTACGACAAGCAGGAGGACGTGCCCCTGCGGAAGCTGTTCGACGCGGGGGTGCCGTTGGCGCTCGGGGCGGACGATCCGCTGCTGTTCGGGGCGCGGCTGAACGAGCAGTACGTGATCGCGCGGGATGTGCACGGGTTCTCCGATCCGGAGCTGGCGGAGCTGGCACGGCAGTCCGTACGGGCGTCCGCCGCGCCGACGGGTACGAAGGAGTCCCTCCTCGCGGACATCGACACCTGGCTCACGTCCTGA
- a CDS encoding pyridoxal phosphate-dependent aminotransferase gives MSAATSPTERRVSARVGAISESATLAVDAKAKALKAAGRPVIGFGAGEPDFPTPDYIVQAAIEACKNPKFHRYTPAGGLPELKAAIAAKTLRDSGYEVEASQVLVTNGGKQAIYEAFAAILDPGDEVIVPAPYWTTYPESIRLAGGVPVDVVTDETSGYRVSVEQLEAARTEKTKVLLFVSPSNPTGAVYSAEDTEAIGRWAVEHGLWVLTDEIYEHLVYGDTAFTSLPAVLPELRDKCIVVNGVAKTYAMTGWRVGWMIGPKDVVKAATNLQSHATSNVSNVAQAAALAAVSGDLEAVSAMREAFDRRRRTIVRMLNEIDGVVCPEPEGAFYVYPSVKALLGKEIRGKRPSSSVELAALILDEVEVAVVPGEAFGTPGYLRLSYALGDEDLAEGVARIQKLLAEATD, from the coding sequence ATGAGCGCTGCAACCTCTCCGACCGAGCGCCGGGTCTCCGCCCGAGTCGGCGCGATCTCCGAATCCGCCACCCTCGCCGTGGACGCCAAGGCCAAGGCACTGAAGGCCGCCGGGCGTCCGGTGATCGGCTTCGGCGCCGGTGAACCCGACTTCCCGACCCCGGACTACATCGTTCAAGCCGCCATCGAGGCGTGCAAGAACCCGAAGTTCCACCGCTACACCCCGGCAGGCGGTCTGCCGGAGCTGAAGGCGGCCATCGCCGCGAAGACGCTCCGCGACTCCGGATACGAGGTCGAGGCGTCGCAGGTCCTGGTGACCAACGGCGGCAAGCAGGCCATCTACGAGGCGTTCGCCGCGATCCTCGACCCGGGCGACGAGGTCATCGTCCCGGCGCCCTACTGGACGACGTACCCCGAGTCGATCCGGCTCGCGGGCGGCGTCCCGGTGGACGTCGTCACCGACGAGACCAGCGGCTACCGCGTGAGCGTGGAGCAGCTGGAGGCCGCCCGTACCGAGAAGACGAAGGTGCTGCTGTTCGTCTCCCCCTCCAACCCGACCGGGGCCGTCTACAGCGCCGAGGACACCGAGGCGATCGGCCGCTGGGCCGTCGAGCACGGGCTGTGGGTGCTCACCGACGAGATCTACGAGCACCTGGTCTACGGCGACACCGCCTTCACCTCGCTCCCGGCGGTCCTGCCCGAGCTGCGGGACAAGTGCATCGTCGTCAACGGGGTGGCGAAGACGTACGCCATGACCGGCTGGCGGGTCGGCTGGATGATCGGCCCGAAGGACGTCGTCAAGGCCGCGACCAACCTCCAGTCGCATGCCACGTCCAATGTCTCCAACGTCGCCCAGGCCGCCGCGCTGGCGGCCGTCTCCGGTGATCTGGAGGCCGTGTCCGCGATGCGTGAGGCGTTCGACCGGCGCCGGCGGACCATCGTGCGGATGCTGAACGAGATCGACGGTGTCGTCTGCCCCGAGCCGGAGGGCGCGTTCTACGTGTACCCGTCGGTGAAGGCGCTGCTCGGCAAGGAGATCCGGGGCAAGCGGCCGAGCAGCAGTGTGGAGCTGGCCGCGCTGATCCTCGACGAGGTCGAGGTCGCGGTGGTGCCCGGCGAGGCGTTCGGTACGCCCGGTTATCTGCGGCTGTCGTACGCGCTCGGCGACGAGGACCTCGCGGAGGGCGTGGCCCGTATCCAGAAGCTCCTCGCGGAGGCGACGGACTGA
- the secE gene encoding preprotein translocase subunit SecE, protein MTDAVGSIDMPDAQDEAPESEKKSRKGGKRGKKGPFGRLALFYRQIVAELRKVVWPTRSQLTTYTTVVIIFVVIMIGIVTVLDLGLDRVAKYVFG, encoded by the coding sequence GTGACGGACGCCGTGGGCTCCATCGACATGCCTGATGCTCAGGACGAAGCTCCTGAATCCGAGAAGAAGAGCCGCAAGGGCGGCAAGCGCGGCAAGAAGGGCCCGTTCGGTCGGCTCGCGCTCTTCTACCGCCAGATCGTCGCGGAGCTGCGCAAGGTCGTCTGGCCCACGCGCTCCCAGCTGACGACGTACACGACCGTCGTGATCATCTTCGTGGTCATCATGATCGGCATCGTGACCGTGCTTGACTTGGGTCTCGACCGAGTCGCGAAGTACGTCTTCGGCTGA
- the nusG gene encoding transcription termination/antitermination protein NusG, whose product MSDPNLNDAVEPAEVDAESIEDELDIVEAADAEDPDQAEAADIAAGEPAEEAALHVEDEDVEDTDTDEATAVAEEADADADTDGDDAEATDADEATGEDTDETEDEAAEEAEPVEPVDPAAAFREELRTLPGEWYVIHTYAGYEKRVKANLEQRAVSLNVEEFIYQAEVPEEEIVQIKNGERKNVRQNKLPGYVLVRMDLTNESWGVVRNTPGVTGFVGNAYDPYPLTLDEIVKMLAPEAEAKAAREAADAEGRPVPQRKIEVQVLDFEVGDSVTVTDGPFATLQATINEINADSKKVKGLVEIFGRETPVELSFDQIQKN is encoded by the coding sequence GTGTCTGACCCGAACCTGAACGACGCCGTCGAGCCCGCTGAGGTCGATGCGGAGTCCATCGAGGACGAGCTCGACATCGTGGAGGCCGCGGACGCCGAGGACCCGGACCAGGCCGAGGCTGCCGACATCGCCGCGGGTGAGCCGGCCGAGGAAGCCGCGCTCCACGTCGAGGACGAGGACGTCGAGGACACGGACACCGACGAGGCCACCGCCGTCGCCGAAGAGGCCGACGCCGACGCCGACACCGACGGTGACGACGCCGAGGCCACCGACGCGGACGAGGCCACCGGCGAGGACACGGACGAGACCGAGGACGAGGCGGCCGAAGAGGCCGAGCCCGTCGAGCCGGTCGACCCCGCCGCCGCGTTCCGCGAGGAACTGCGCACCCTCCCCGGCGAGTGGTACGTCATCCACACCTACGCGGGCTACGAGAAGCGCGTGAAGGCGAACCTGGAGCAGCGTGCCGTCTCGCTGAACGTCGAGGAGTTCATCTACCAGGCCGAAGTGCCCGAGGAAGAGATCGTCCAGATCAAGAACGGCGAGCGTAAGAACGTCCGCCAGAACAAGCTTCCCGGTTACGTCCTGGTCCGGATGGACCTCACCAACGAGTCCTGGGGCGTTGTCCGCAACACCCCCGGTGTCACCGGCTTCGTCGGCAACGCCTACGACCCGTACCCGCTGACCCTGGACGAGATCGTCAAGATGCTCGCCCCGGAGGCCGAGGCCAAGGCAGCCCGTGAGGCTGCCGACGCCGAGGGCCGTCCTGTGCCGCAGCGCAAGATCGAGGTCCAGGTGCTCGACTTCGAGGTCGGCGACTCGGTCACGGTCACCGATGGTCCGTTCGCGACCCTCCAGGCCACGATCAACGAGATCAACGCCGACTCCAAGAAGGTCAAGGGTCTGGTCGAGATCTTCGGCCGCGAGACCCCGGTCGAGCTGAGCTTCGACCAGATCCAGAAGAACTGA